DNA from Geobacillus vulcani PSS1:
ACACGGATGCCGGCCCGCTTCGCATCGCGGACGACGCGCACCGATTCTTTCGTGCTGATGTGGCAGACGTGATAATGGCATCCGGCTGCTTCAGCAAGCAGCACATCGCGGGCGATGTGCACCGCCTCGCAGACGGACGGGATGCCAGCAAGCCCATATCGGCGGGCGAAATCGCCGTCATGCACCGCGCCGCCGTTTTTCAATGTATCGTCTTCGCAGTGAGCGACGATCGCCATATCGAGGGCCGCGGCCCGTTTCATCGCTTCGAACATCATCCCGGCCGACTGGACGCCGACGCCGTCATCGGTAAAGGCGAACGCCCCCGCTTCTTTTAACGCCGCAAAATCGGTCAGCTCTTCCCCTTTTTGCCCGATCGTAATCGCCGCATACGGCAGCACATGGACGTGCGCCGTCTCGCGGATGCGGCGCGAAAGCCACTCCATCTGTTCTTTCCGATCCGGCACCGGATTCGTGTTCGGCATGGCCGCCACCGTCGTAAAGCCGCCTTTGGCCGCGGCGAGCGTGCCTGTTTCAATCGTTTCTTTCGCTTCGCCGCCCGGCTCGCGCAAATGGACGTGCACGTCAATCAACCCGGGGGCGATCAGCTTTCCTTGAACGTCCACCACGTTCCCTTCCCCGTCGACCGGCAGCTCCCGGCCGATGGCGGCGATGCGTCCGCCCTCGATTTTCACATCTGTTGGCACGAGCTTCCCTTCTTTATTGAACGACATGCCATGTTTCAACCATACGGCCATGTTCGATTCTCCCTTCCATCGCCCGTTTTAAGACCGCCATCCGCACGTAGACGCCGTTTTCCATTTGTTTGAAAATGCGCGACGGTTTCGCTTCGACCAGCTCGCTCGCGATTTCGACCCCGCGGTTGACCGGCGCCGGATGCAAGATGATGGCGCCCGGCTTCATCCGCCGCGCCCGTTCGAGCGTCAGCCCGTACCGCACGTGGTACTCTTCCTTCGTCAGCCCCATGGCTTCGGCGTGGCGCTCGTGCTGAATGCGCAGCAGCATCACGACATCAGCGCGGACGATGGCCTCATCGATTTCCACGTATGTCCCGTACGGATTCGCATCATCTTTCCATTCCGGCGGGCCGGAAAACAACACGTTGGCGCCAAGTCTTGTCAATGCTTCTGCATTGGAGCGGGCGACGCGGCTATGGCGGATGTCGCCGATGATCGCCACCGTCAGCCCGGCAAACGTCCCGAACTCTTGGCGAATCGTGAGCAGATCGAGGAGCGATTGGGTCGGATGGTGCCCGCAGCCGTCGCCGGCGTTGATGATCGGGATGCCAACCGCATGACGGAGCGCTTCGAAATAGGCATCTTCGTGATGGCGGATGACAACGGCGTCAACACCGATCGCTTCCAGCGTTCTTACCGTGTCGTACAGCGTTTCCCCTTTTTGCACGCTCGAGCGTTCCGGGTCAAACGGAATGACGTGAAGCCCTAACTTTCGTTCCGCCATCTCGAAGCTGCATTTCGTGCGCGTGCTCGGTTCGAAAAACAAATTGGCGACATACATCGGCGCCGCCGGACGCCACCGGCGCCCGCGGCGGAACGATTCCGCTTCATCGAGCAAGCGGTTGATGTCTGCAAGCGGCAGTTCGCTTAACGTGAGCAGATGGGTCATCGGTTTCTCTCCCTTTTCGTTTTTGATAAAAAAAACACCTTGCCATCGAGGCAAGGTGTGATGATGGCCACCCGGTGAAGCCGAGGGCAGACTCCGGCCCGGTGCGCTTCGTTTCACACCTTTTTAAGCCTCACGGGACTTAATTAAAAGGTGCTGTTCGATTAAGCGACATGGTCGTTTTTTTCTTCTTCAAACATGTTTTCCACGGCTGACGGCCGCCCCGGCAGCACTAAATTGAGCAGGACGCCGGCAATCGCTGAGAGCGCCATTCCTGTGATTTGGAAGCTCTCGCTGATTTTGAGCACCGCGCCGCCGATGCCGATCACTAAGATGACCGAGGCGATGACTAAATTGCGCGTTTCGCCGAAATCCACGCGGCTGTCCACCAACATGCGCAAGCCGGACGAGGCGATGATGCCAAACAGCAGGATCGAGACGCCGCCCATGACCGGCGTCGGAATCGAGCTGATCAGCGCCGTGATTTTGCCGACGAAGCCGAAAGCGATCGCGATGACCGCTGCGCCAGCCAGCACATAGACGCTGTACACCCTTGTGATGGCCAGCACGCCGATGTTTTCCCCGTACGTCGTTTTCGGCGGCCCGCCAAGCAAGGCGGAAATCATCGTCGCCGTGCCGTCGCCTAAAATCGAGCGATGCAACCCGGGCTTTTGGATGAGGTCGCGGCCGACGACTTTGCTTAGCACAAGCTGATGGCCGATGTGCTCCGACAAGGTGACGATCGCCACCGGCACCATGAGCATGACGATCTGCGCCGTGACGTGCACCGGATAGTCGACAAACGGGATCAGGAAATCCGGCCATTCAAACCATTTCGCCGCCGCCACTTTCGACAAGTCAACCAGTCCGACGGCGAGGGCGTAAACATAGCCGACGACAATGCCGACAAGCACCGGAATCAGGCT
Protein-coding regions in this window:
- a CDS encoding aspartate carbamoyltransferase catalytic subunit, producing the protein MTHLLTLSELPLADINRLLDEAESFRRGRRWRPAAPMYVANLFFEPSTRTKCSFEMAERKLGLHVIPFDPERSSVQKGETLYDTVRTLEAIGVDAVVIRHHEDAYFEALRHAVGIPIINAGDGCGHHPTQSLLDLLTIRQEFGTFAGLTVAIIGDIRHSRVARSNAEALTRLGANVLFSGPPEWKDDANPYGTYVEIDEAIVRADVVMLLRIQHERHAEAMGLTKEEYHVRYGLTLERARRMKPGAIILHPAPVNRGVEIASELVEAKPSRIFKQMENGVYVRMAVLKRAMEGRIEHGRMVETWHVVQ
- a CDS encoding solute carrier family 23 protein codes for the protein MNKPVLDIQERPTVGQWVTLSLQHLFAMFGATILVPYLVGLDPSIALLTSGLGTLAFLLITKWQVPAYLGSSFAYIAPIIAAKTAGGPGAAMIGSFLAGLVYGIVALIIKKAGYRWVMKLLPPVVVGPVIIVIGLGLAGTAVGMAMNGPDGKYSLLHFSVALVTLAATIICSVLARGMLSLIPVLVGIVVGYVYALAVGLVDLSKVAAAKWFEWPDFLIPFVDYPVHVTAQIVMLMVPVAIVTLSEHIGHQLVLSKVVGRDLIQKPGLHRSILGDGTATMISALLGGPPKTTYGENIGVLAITRVYSVYVLAGAAVIAIAFGFVGKITALISSIPTPVMGGVSILLFGIIASSGLRMLVDSRVDFGETRNLVIASVILVIGIGGAVLKISESFQITGMALSAIAGVLLNLVLPGRPSAVENMFEEEKNDHVA
- a CDS encoding dihydroorotase; the protein is MAVWLKHGMSFNKEGKLVPTDVKIEGGRIAAIGRELPVDGEGNVVDVQGKLIAPGLIDVHVHLREPGGEAKETIETGTLAAAKGGFTTVAAMPNTNPVPDRKEQMEWLSRRIRETAHVHVLPYAAITIGQKGEELTDFAALKEAGAFAFTDDGVGVQSAGMMFEAMKRAAALDMAIVAHCEDDTLKNGGAVHDGDFARRYGLAGIPSVCEAVHIARDVLLAEAAGCHYHVCHISTKESVRVVRDAKRAGIRVTAEVTPHHLLLCDEDIPGLDANYKMNPPLRSRADREALIEGLLDGTIDLIATDHAPHMAAEKAKGIEAAPFGIVGLETAFPLLYTHLVKTGLVTLKQLIDWLTIKPAQCFGLDAGRLEVGAPADLTVIDLETEETINPETFASKGKNTPFAGWACQGWPVMTLVGGTIAWEKGRA